Part of the bacterium genome, TTCCCGGATCAACTGCTCCACCGGAGCCTTGTCCCCCAGCTTGGCCTTGGCCTTGTCCAGTGCGCCCTTGGCCTCGGCGAAATTCAGCCCAAGGGTCATCAGGGCCTCTATCACAGGGTCACCGGCCCCTGTCCCCTGTCCTTTGATGCTGGGCAGCCCCTCCACCACCGCCTCGGCGATCTTGCCCTTCAGCTCGACTAAAAGCCGCTCGGCCGTCTTCTTGCCGATCCCGGAGATCGAGGTCAGCATGGTCATGTCCTGGTTGGCCACCGCCTGCTCCAGATTCTCCGGTGACATGTGGGAAAGCAGGGTCAGCGCCAGCTTGGGTCCTACCCCTGAGATGCCGATCAGTATCCTGAAGACCTTGCGCTCCTTGTCTTCAATGAAGCCGAACAGCTGCAGCACATCCTCCTTGACGTGCAGGTAGGTCAACAGCTTGGCCTGGTTGCCGGCCTCCGGCAGTTTTTCAAAGGTGTTCAGGGAGATGCTGATCTGGTAGCCCACCCCGTTGGCCTCCAGCACCGCCTCGGCCGGGTGTTTGTGGATCAGGGTCCCTTTGATGTGATGGTACATGATGATTTCTTAAATATTTATTACATTACCAGGGCGATTCATCCTACTACGCCATCTTTATCGGCTTCGTCGGACGCGTGAATCGCCCCTACAGTTAGAACATTTACCCTTTTACATCCTTTATGACCTTTGAAGTGAATTGCCTCCTCTGCCAATGGCACATCGCCACCGCCAGGGCGTCGGCCTCGTCCTCCTGGGGATTGACCTTTAAACCCAACAGCGCCCGGATCATGAAGCCCACCTGGCCCTTTCCGGCCCGGCCCTGCCCCACCACCGCCTTCTTGACCTCCAGCGGAGAATACTCAAAAAGCTTGCAGCCGGCCTGTTCCACCGCCAGCAGGCAGACACCCCGGGCGTGGCCCATCACCAGCGCGCTGTGGACGTTCTTTCCAAAAAAAGTGGCCTCCACCGCCGCCTCCTGGGGCTGGTACTTTTGGATGACCTGGCTCAACCCCTGATGGATGGTAAGCAGGCGGGCCGAAAGGGAAGCCCCCGGCCGTGCCTTTAGGCACCCGAGGGCTATTACCTTGCTTTGGCTACCGCCGCATTCTATCAGGCCGTACCCAGTCTTATGGCTTCCGG contains:
- the ruvA gene encoding Holliday junction branch migration protein RuvA, which encodes MYHHIKGTLIHKHPAEAVLEANGVGYQISISLNTFEKLPEAGNQAKLLTYLHVKEDVLQLFGFIEDKERKVFRILIGISGVGPKLALTLLSHMSPENLEQAVANQDMTMLTSISGIGKKTAERLLVELKGKIAEAVVEGLPSIKGQGTGAGDPVIEALMTLGLNFAEAKGALDKAKAKLGDKAPVEQLIREALKGK
- the ruvC gene encoding crossover junction endodeoxyribonuclease RuvC produces the protein MVILGIDPGSHKTGYGLIECGGSQSKVIALGCLKARPGASLSARLLTIHQGLSQVIQKYQPQEAAVEATFFGKNVHSALVMGHARGVCLLAVEQAGCKLFEYSPLEVKKAVVGQGRAGKGQVGFMIRALLGLKVNPQEDEADALAVAMCHWQRRQFTSKVIKDVKG